In a genomic window of Alphaproteobacteria bacterium:
- a CDS encoding GNAT family N-acetyltransferase, which produces MRPEFDRNAQLTVRQIGPADGEAYRDFYKSLRDPHHFSGILEGRNLDDPATWQALFEATTVTGDFVMFGMFDKDRLIGQTSIQFIRNGEQTTALFAGSEMADDRRGQRLVDKLYQARKEYLEAIGFEGPIITTIPPDNGPSRAAAERNGFTDSGRTDEHGYCIYVPEDWG; this is translated from the coding sequence ATGAGACCCGAATTCGACCGTAACGCGCAACTCACCGTCCGCCAAATCGGCCCCGCCGACGGGGAGGCGTACCGCGATTTTTACAAAAGCCTTCGCGATCCGCACCATTTCAGCGGGATTTTAGAGGGCAGGAACCTCGACGACCCGGCAACATGGCAAGCCCTGTTCGAGGCCACCACGGTCACGGGCGACTTTGTGATGTTCGGGATGTTCGACAAGGACCGCCTGATCGGCCAGACCTCTATTCAATTCATCAGGAACGGGGAACAGACAACCGCACTGTTCGCAGGCTCGGAAATGGCGGACGACCGCCGCGGACAAAGGCTGGTGGATAAGCTTTATCAGGCCCGCAAGGAGTATCTTGAGGCCATCGGCTTCGAGGGACCGATCATTACGACCATACCGCCAGACAACGGCCCCTCCCGCGCCGCCGCCGAACGCAACGGCTTCACTGATTCCGGCCGCACCGACGAACACGGCTATTGCATCTATGTTCCAGA